The Microbacterium sp. zg-Y1090 sequence GGTCCACGGCGGCGGCGGGGATCACGAGCAGGTCGACGTCGCCCACCGCGATCGGGCCGAGCAGCTCGCCGACGGGTTCGGGCAGGCCGAACAGGCCGTCGGTGACGTCGCCGTCGGGGGTGGCCACCGACCAGTCGAGCAGGCCGTCGGTGCGGGTGACCGGCAAGAGCACCCGGATGCCGCGGGCGATGGCCGCGTTGAGGAACGACCGCGTTCCCGGCTCGGTGGGGGTGGAGAGGAAGCAGGACATGGAGCGCGCGCCGGTGGCGTCCACGAGGGCGTCGAGCTGCACGCGGATGCCTTCTTCGGCTTCCTGGCGCGCCTGGTCGCTCAACTGCTGGCGGCGCTCGCGCAACTCTGCGCGCAGGGCCCGTTTGGCGTCGTCGATGCCATCTGACATGAAGTCGATTGTAGGCGTCCGCAGCGTCATCCCTGGCGCATTCCGCCTCCCCACTACACTGTCGGCATGCCCCAGCCCTTCAAAGCTGTCATTCCTGCTGCCGGACTCGGCACCCGTTTCCTCCCCGCCACCAAGGCGATGCCGAAGGAAATGCTGCCCGTCGTCGACAAGCCCGCGATCCAATACGTCGTCGAAGAGGCGACCCACGCCGGCATCCAGGATGTGCTGATCATCATCGGCCGCAACAAGAACAACATCGCCAACCACTTCGACCAGATGCCGGAGCTCGAAGAGCGTC is a genomic window containing:
- a CDS encoding 5-formyltetrahydrofolate cyclo-ligase — encoded protein: MSDGIDDAKRALRAELRERRQQLSDQARQEAEEGIRVQLDALVDATGARSMSCFLSTPTEPGTRSFLNAAIARGIRVLLPVTRTDGLLDWSVATPDGDVTDGLFGLPEPVGELLGPIAVGDVDLLVIPAAAVDRSGMRLGWGRGYFDKTLGSMERCPPVYAVVFDAEFIDEVPRDVHDQPVTGVVTPTQTIVLSPARR